From the genome of Maridesulfovibrio ferrireducens:
GCAAGGCTCGATTATTATATCGGGACCGGAAATGAGTTTAAATATACAGCGCATCATTTGAAAAAGAGAGTACCGGTTTATTTATTGATCAGCCGGGCGGCACTAAGAAGATAATATCAGGCTAAAACCTGTTTAATAAGAAATTGTAAGGAGCTATATATGGTCCAGTTTGAAACAGTCATCGGGCTTGAGGTTCATGCCCAGCTTAAGACTAAAACAAAAATATTTTGCGGTTGTTCCACTGAGTTCGGGAAAGAGCCTAATGAGAACGTGTGTGAAGTCTGCTCGGGAATGCCCGGTGTGCTTCCTGTTTTGAATGAAAAAGTTATGGAATACGCAGCCAAAATGGGCCTTGCAACTAACTGCACCGTAAATCAGAAATCAATTTTTGCTCGTAAAAACTATTTTTATCCTGATCTTCCAAAAGGGTATCAGATTTCACAGTTTGAATTGCCCATATGTGAGCACGGACATCTTGATATTGCTTATGAAGATAAATCAGGTGAGCCTTGTAAAAAGCGCATTGGTCTTACTCGTATTCATATGGAAGAAGATGCTGGTAAAAATATCCATTCTGCCGCTGAAAATGCGAGCTTTGTTGATCTTAACCGCACAGGCGTTCCGCTTATTGAAATAGTCAGCGAACCGGATATGCGTAACGCTGAAGAAGCTGTTGCTTATCTTAAATCATTGCGCAGTATTCTGCTTTATCTTGATATTTGTGACGGTAACCTTGAAGAAGGTTCATTCCGTTGTGATGTAAATATTTCTGTTCGTCCATTTGGTCAGGAGGAGTTCGGCACCCGTGCTGAACTTAAAAATATCAACTCGTTTAGAAACGTTCATAAGGCTATTTATTATGAAGTAGCTCGTCAGATCGATCTTATTGAAGATGGCGAAAAAATTATTCAAGAAACACGTCTTTATGATGCGGACAAGGGAACCACTCATTCCATGCGCGGAAAAGCGGATGCTCATGATTATCGCTATTTCCCTGATCCTGATCTTGTTCCGCTGGTTATTGCAGATGAATGGCTTGCCGAATGGCAGGCTTCGCTTCCTGAACTTCCAGCCGAGCGCAAGGCCCGTTTTGAAAGTGATTTCAAAGTGAGCGAACAGGATGCAGATCTTCTTACTTCTGAAAAAGATGTTGCTGATTATTTTGAAGCTGTTCTTGATTCCTACAATGAGCCGCTAAAAGTTGTTAACTGGATTAAAGGTGAGTTTCTTAGAGAACTCAACCAGTCAGGCTGCTCTGTTTCGGAGTGCAAGTTTACACCTGAGATGATGGCTAAGCTTGTGGAACTGGTTGATAAAGAAGTTATCAGTATTAAAATCGGTAAAGATATTTTTAATGAAATTTTCACTGAAGGACTTGATCCAGTTAAATTCGTAAAGGACAAAGGGCTTGAGCAGAATTCAGATTCTTCTAGTCTCGAAGCTGCTGTAGACAAGGTGCTTGCGGATAATCCAAATGAGGTTGAAGCGTACAAAGGCGGCAAAAAGAAATTGGTCAGCTTCTTCATGGGACAAGTCATGAAAGAGACCAAAGGACAGGCCAACCCCGGTATCGTCAGTAAAATGATTCAGCAAAAACTTTCTTAATAAGGATTAATTCAATGACCGAACATATTCAGTTTTCTGCGGAAAAAGACGCACTTGTTCTCCTCGATCAGCGCTATCTGCCAACTCGTGAAGAGTGGTTCGATTGCAAAAACACCGATGATATTGTCGAGGCCCTAGTTGTTATGGTAGTGCGTGGTGCTCCTGCCATCGGCGTGACAGCAGCGTACGGCTGTTATCTGGCCGCGCGCGAAGTTGTCGGTCGTGATGACTGGAAAAAAGCTCTCGAAGTTAATCTTGATAAAATCGAGAAAGCCCGTCCGACAGCTGTAAATCTTCGCTGGGCGGTTCGCGAAATGAGAAGAATCTGGCAGGAAGCCGGTGACGTTTCTCTTGATGAATTGTGCTCCATCTGGCTTGAACGTGCTAAAGTTATTCACGTTGACGATATCCGTATGTGTGAAGACATTGGCCGTTTTGGCGGTGCGCTTATTGATGACGGTGACACTGTTATGACCCACTGCAATGCCGGAGCACTTGCAACCGCAGGATACGGTACAGCGCTGGGTGTTATCAGAGGAGCGGTTGATCAGGGTAAAAAAGTTCAGGTTATCGCAAACGAAACGCGTCCTTTTTTGCAGGGTGCCAGACTTACAGCTTATGAACTTCACCGCGATGGTATTCCTGTAAAGGTTGCCTGCGACAATGCTTGCGCTTTGCTTATGAAAAAAGGGTTGGTGCAGAAAGTCGTTGTAGGTGCTGACAGGATTGCTGCAAATGGAGACGCTGTTAATAAAATAGGAACCTACGGGGTTGCACTTCTTGCCCGTGAATTCGGCATCCCTTTTTATGTGGCTGCTCCTGTTTATACAATTGATCCTGAAACTCCCACCGGAGATGATGTTCCCATTGAGGACCGCACTCCGCGTGAAGTGACTCATGTCGGTGACACAAGAATTACTCCCGAAGGAGTTGAAGTTTTCAACTTTGCTTTCGATCCGACTCCTAATGAACTGATTGCAGGAATTATCACAGAGAAGGGCGTGCTTAGGCCTCCTTATTCTGAAGCTATAAAAAAACTGTTTAGTTAGTTAAAATTATATGGTTAGATAGTTACTTGTTCCCGAAAAGTTTTTTCAGGCAATTTTTTTATTTTGACTAATTGCAGTTGAGGCTTTACAGAGTGACTCTCCTTGTGCCATATGCCGCTATTGGACACCAAGGACGGAAAGATGATCTCTTTCCGTCTTTTTTCAGTTAGAGTTTCTTTCGTAACACGCTTCATCCACGGTTTACGGTTTACACGTTATATTTTTCAGGAGGCTGGCCATGTTGCCGACCATAGCACTTGTAGGACGTCCTAATGTTGGAAAGTCCACTATATTCAATAGATTGTTACGAAAGAAAAGAGCTCTGACTCATGATATGCCCGGGATTACCCGCGATCGTATCTATGATGAAGGTCACTATGAAGGCGTTAGATATGCCCTTGTAGATACCGGTGGACTCGTAATGGAAAGTGATAACGAGTCCGAAGAATTTCAGGGCGATATCTTTGATCAGGCCCGGGAAGCAATTGAAGAATCTCATGCGCTTATCTTAGTGGTAGACGGGCGTCTCGGCCTGACTCCGCTTGATGAACAGGTTGCGAGTTTTATCCGCCAGAGCAATAAACCTATTTTACTTTTGGTAAATAAGGTTGATGGTTCAGAGATTGAAGATCAGTGCCTGTCAGAATTTCATTGTCTCGGGTTTGAAATTATGCCTGTTTCCGCAGAGCATGGTTACAATCTTGAAGCTTTGCGCGCTAAAGTTGCTCAGCTTGCTGAGGACACAGGACTTGTGCCCGAGGAAGAAGATCCGGAAAAAGTCGGGCTGAAAATAGCCATGCTTGGACGGCCTAATGCGGGTAAATCCTCAATGGTAAATGCTATGACCGGAGAAGAAAGAGTTATCGTAAGTGACATTGCCGGGACAACCCGTGACAGTGTTAACGTTACTTTTAGATCCGGTGGGAAGATTTTTACTTTTGTTGATACTGCCGGTGTTCGCCGCAGGACCAATATTGCAAATACAATTGAAAGATACAGCGTTCTCAGGGCGTTGAAGAGCAGTAAAATAGCAGATGTAACCATTATGGTTGTTGATGCTCTGGGCGGACTGACAAAGCAGGATAAAAGACTGCTTGATTTCCTTGCAAAGGAAGCAACTCCGTTTATTATTGCTGTTAATAAAATAGATTTGGTTTCACAGAAAGAACGTGACGCACTTAAAGAAGGGTTTGAAAGAGCTCTTAGGATGGCGCATCATGTTCCGGTGATTTATACTTCTTGTATTTCTAAATCCGGCCTTGGTGGAATTTTGCCTTTGGCTGCAAAGCTTAAAGCAGAGTGCTCCATAAGAGTTTCTACAGGTCAGCTTAATAGAATCATGAAAGAAGTGATTCAGAAGCATCAGCCGCCTGTTGTTAAACGTAG
Proteins encoded in this window:
- the mtnA gene encoding S-methyl-5-thioribose-1-phosphate isomerase, with the protein product MTEHIQFSAEKDALVLLDQRYLPTREEWFDCKNTDDIVEALVVMVVRGAPAIGVTAAYGCYLAAREVVGRDDWKKALEVNLDKIEKARPTAVNLRWAVREMRRIWQEAGDVSLDELCSIWLERAKVIHVDDIRMCEDIGRFGGALIDDGDTVMTHCNAGALATAGYGTALGVIRGAVDQGKKVQVIANETRPFLQGARLTAYELHRDGIPVKVACDNACALLMKKGLVQKVVVGADRIAANGDAVNKIGTYGVALLAREFGIPFYVAAPVYTIDPETPTGDDVPIEDRTPREVTHVGDTRITPEGVEVFNFAFDPTPNELIAGIITEKGVLRPPYSEAIKKLFS
- the der gene encoding ribosome biogenesis GTPase Der produces the protein MLPTIALVGRPNVGKSTIFNRLLRKKRALTHDMPGITRDRIYDEGHYEGVRYALVDTGGLVMESDNESEEFQGDIFDQAREAIEESHALILVVDGRLGLTPLDEQVASFIRQSNKPILLLVNKVDGSEIEDQCLSEFHCLGFEIMPVSAEHGYNLEALRAKVAQLAEDTGLVPEEEDPEKVGLKIAMLGRPNAGKSSMVNAMTGEERVIVSDIAGTTRDSVNVTFRSGGKIFTFVDTAGVRRRTNIANTIERYSVLRALKSSKIADVTIMVVDALGGLTKQDKRLLDFLAKEATPFIIAVNKIDLVSQKERDALKEGFERALRMAHHVPVIYTSCISKSGLGGILPLAAKLKAECSIRVSTGQLNRIMKEVIQKHQPPVVKRRRAKFKYLTQADEEPPTFIFFINDERLIRPTYHRFLENKLRKILNIKIAPLNIYFRSTARDKETR
- the gatB gene encoding Asp-tRNA(Asn)/Glu-tRNA(Gln) amidotransferase subunit GatB → MVQFETVIGLEVHAQLKTKTKIFCGCSTEFGKEPNENVCEVCSGMPGVLPVLNEKVMEYAAKMGLATNCTVNQKSIFARKNYFYPDLPKGYQISQFELPICEHGHLDIAYEDKSGEPCKKRIGLTRIHMEEDAGKNIHSAAENASFVDLNRTGVPLIEIVSEPDMRNAEEAVAYLKSLRSILLYLDICDGNLEEGSFRCDVNISVRPFGQEEFGTRAELKNINSFRNVHKAIYYEVARQIDLIEDGEKIIQETRLYDADKGTTHSMRGKADAHDYRYFPDPDLVPLVIADEWLAEWQASLPELPAERKARFESDFKVSEQDADLLTSEKDVADYFEAVLDSYNEPLKVVNWIKGEFLRELNQSGCSVSECKFTPEMMAKLVELVDKEVISIKIGKDIFNEIFTEGLDPVKFVKDKGLEQNSDSSSLEAAVDKVLADNPNEVEAYKGGKKKLVSFFMGQVMKETKGQANPGIVSKMIQQKLS